The DNA sequence CCAGCCGGTCGGGCAGGAGCACCGGCTGGTCGCGGCCTGGGTCCGGGTGCCGAGCCTGGAGGTGATGCCGATGGAGCAGACCTACACGGTGCTCGGCGCTGACCGGGTCCGGTACCGCAGCGGCAGCTTCACGGCCGAGGTGACGCTGGATCCGGACGGTTTCGTGCTGCACTACCCGGGGCTGGCGCAGCGCGCCTGATCCCGATCAACGCACGTCGGTCGGCCATTCGCCGGTACGCAGGAACTGCTCGGCCACGGCCCGGTACGGGGCCAGATCGATCCCGTGCCGGGTGAGCCAGTCGGCCGAGTAGTAGCTGGCGGCGTACCGTTCGCCACTGTCACACAGCAGCGTCACCACCGAGCCCTGCTCGCCGGCGGCCCGCATCTGCGCGATCAGCGCGAACGCACCCCACAGGTTGGTGCCGGTCGACCCGCCGACCCGCCGACCCAGCAGGTCGCTGGCGATGCGCATGGCGGCGAGTGAGGCGGCGTCCGGGACCTGGATCATGCGGTCCACCACGGACGGCTGGAAGGACGCTTCGACGGTCGGCCGACCGATCCCCTCGATCATCGACCCCCGGCCGGTCGAGGTCGACCAGTCACCGCTGCACCATGCCGGGTAGAAGGCGGAGTTCTCCGGGTCGACGACGCAGATCTTGGTGCGGTGCCGCTGGTAGCGGACGTACCGGCCGATGGTGGCGCTGGTGCCGCCGGTGCCGGCACCGACCACGATCCAGTGCGGGACCGGGTGCCGTTCCAGCGCCAGCTGGGCGAAGATCGACTCGGCGATGTTGTTGTTGCCCCGCCAGTCGGTGGCCCGTTCGGCGTAGGTGAACTGGTCCATGAAGTGCCCGCCGAGGTCTTCGGCGAGCCACCGTGCCTCGATCACCACAGCGGCCGGGTCGCGGACCAGGTGAGGGCGGGCGCCGTGGAACTCGATCTGGGCGATCTTCTCCGCCGAGGTGCCGGCGGGCATCACCGCCACGAACGGCAGGCCGAGCATCCGGGCGAAGTACGCCTCGGAGATGGCGGTGGAGCCGGACGACGCCTCGACGATCGTGGTCTGCGGACCGATCCACCCGTTGCACAGGCCGTACAGGAACAACGAGCGGGCCAGCCGGTGCTTGAGTGAACCGGTCGGGTGCACCGACTCGTCCTTGAGGTAGAGGTCGATGCCCCAGGACGGGGGGAGTGGGAACGGCAGCAGGTGGGTGTCGGCGGACCGGTTGGCGTCCGCCTCGACCTTGGCGATCGCGTCGGTCACCCAGGCCCGGCCGGCGTCGTCGTACCGGTCCAGTTGATTCACTCGCAGACGGTAACAAGTGCAGTCGCCGAATCACCCGGTCAGGGGGCGGGGCCGATTCTCCCATTTGGTGGACAGCGTGACGCTGGTCCGGGTGTTGGCGATCCCCGGTGTCCGGTTCAGCCGCATGATGAGCTGTTCCAGTTCGGCGATGGTGCCGACCCGGGCGAGGCAGAGGAACGACTCGGTGCCGGCCATGAAGTAGCAGGACTCGATCTCCGGCATGTCGCGCAGCGCGTCGAGCACCGCCTCGGTGTCGGCACCTGAGTCTTCGACCAGTCCGATCAGGGCGGTGACGCCGAGGCCGACCGATTCCGGCTGTACGTCGGCCCGGTAGCCGCGCAGCACGCCGGAGGTTTCGAGCTTGCCGATCCGTTCGTGTACGGCGGGTGCGGAGAGTCCGACCTGGCGGGCGAGTTCGGCGTAGGAGAGCCGGGCGTTGCCGCGCAGCAGGTCGACGAGCCGGAGGTCGATGGCGTCCACGGGATGTAGACCCTAGTGCCTGTCGCCCGCCCGGGTGGCCCGCACTGGTCCGCGCCGCTGGTTGGCGGTCGCCGTGCCGATGGCCTGCGGTCGTCCGGGCCGGTGTCCGCCTCGTTCCGCATCTGGATCCGCTGGTTAACGATCTAGGGTAAATTACAACATAGGGCGCAAATCCTACCGGGTAACTGCCCAGTTGGGTAGCTTTCCTCATTTCCCGGACACGGCGGTCGGCCGGTGCTCTAATGGCCGTACGTCTGGCACTACGGCATCTGGCACACGGTCCATCGGGGGGCTGACTGGCCACGCCAGAGCCGTCGTGGACGCGAGGAGGGGACCGTGGACACTGGAGATCGTCTGCTGACGCCGGGCGAGGTGGCCGCGCTGTTCCGTGTCGACCCGAAGACCGTCACACGATGGGCAGCGGCCGGCCGGATCGGCAGTATCCGAACTCCCGGAGGCCATCGTCGGTTCCGGGAGTCCGAGGTGCGTGCGCTACTCGAGGGCGAAGGCGTGCTGGAGGAGATGCAGGCGGAAAGCGCGGAGACCACCCGGCCCCGGCACACCGAGAACGGATCAGGAGCAGCCGGGCCGTACTGACGCCGGCCGCACTGACACCGGCCGCACTGACACCGGCCGCACTGACACCGGCCGCACTGACACCGGCCGCACTGACACCGGCCGCACTGAGCCGGTGGTCACGGCCGGTCCGCGCCCAACTCGCCGGACCACCGCCGGAACAGATCGTGCGGTACGCCGAGCGCGTCCAGCACCTTGCCGGCGACGAAATCGACCAACTGGGCGGCGCTGGCCTCGGCACCCGCACCGTAGAAGCCCGGACTGGCCGGCAGCACCACCGCCCCCGCATCGTGCAGGGCGAGCAGGTGCTCCAGGTGACTGCGGGTCACCGGGGTCTCCCGGGGGACCAGCACGACCGGCCGGCGTTCCTTGAGGTTCACCTCGGCGGCCCGCTGCAGCAGGTCCTTGGACAGCCCGATGGCGATGCCGGCGCAGGCGGCCGTGCTGGCCGGTACGACCACCATCCCGCGTACCTGGTACGAGCCGCTGCTCGGCCCGGCGGCGAGATCACCCGCCGGCCAGAACCGTACGTCCGCGTCGTCCAGCCCACGGCCGAGCCAGCGGGCCAGGTCGGCGCGCCAGTGGCTGTCCCGCAGCGGCGCGCCCGTCTCGTCGAGCAGGGTGAGCCGGGCCGCGCGGGACACCACCAGGTCGACTGGATGGCCGGCGTCGAGCAGCGCGCGGAGCACCGCGGCCGGGTACGGCGTACCGGACGCCCCGGAGACGCCGATCACCCATGGTCTTCTCATCGAGATCCCTGTTCGCGTGGCTGGTCGCGGGCTGTCGCCGGTGCCCGGTCACCCCATAGGGTAAGACGACCCGCCTTACGGACACATTGGCAGCAACTTCGCAGGCAGCCCATGGACTCCCGCAAATCCACCCCGCCGCCGCCCCGCCCCGACGTCCCGGACAACTATGCCTGCCTCGACCAGTCGACCGGCCAACTGCTCGGCGAACTGCTCGTTGCGCTGCGCGCCGCCTGCCCGCTGTCCGCCGTGCTGTCCCCGTATGCGGCACAGGCCGACGCCTGGCTGCCCGGCTGGCTGCAGCGGTGCGGCCTGCCACCGGGCACCGCCACCCACCGTCGGCTCGCCGGGGCCCGGATCGGCCGGTACGCCGCCCGGCTCTATCCGAGCGCACCGGTGGGCCGGCTGCGGGTGCTGACCGCCATGTTCGCCTGGTTCTTCCTGCTCGACGACGAGTTCGACGGGGTCGCGGATCCGCAGGAAGGGAGGTTGCGCCGACTCGCCGACGAGGTGCTGGCGGTGCTGCGCGCAGGTTCGGAACCGGGCAGCGACCAGGAAGTATGCAGCGACCCGGCACCGGGTCCCGACCCGGCCTTTGCCGGGCCGCTGCGCCGGATGCTCGCCGGTCCGTGGCAGGCCGTACGCCAGTCGATGCCCGACTGGTGGCACCGCCGGTTCGTCGAGGCGGTGGCGGAGCACCTCGACGGAGCGGTACGCGAAGCGGCGAACAAGGCGACCGGTCACCGGCCCGGCCCGGACGAGTACGTCGAGCTACGCCGGGCCACCTCGGCCGCGCACGTCGCGTACACCTTGATCGAGTACGCGACCGGCGACCCGGTGCCCGACGCGGTCTTCCACCACCCCCGGGTACGCGATGTCCGCGTCGCCGGCAACGACCTGCTCTCCTGGTACAACGACCTCTTCTCGTTGCCCCGCGATCTGGCCACCGCCGGCGGCCACAACCTGGTGGTGGCGGTCGCCGAGGCGCAGCGGGTGCCGATCGGCGACGCGCTGGTCACCGTAGCGGACCGGTGGCGGGCGGAGATGGCGGCGTTCGGCGGACGCCGGGCCGAGGTGCCGTCGTTCGGGCCGGACCACGACCGGGCGGCGCACGGCCTGCTGACCGGGGTCGGGTACGCCGTCCGGGGCACCGTCGACTGGTCGTTCGAGAGCGCCCGCTACCGGCAGCGGCGCTGACCGGCCGGGGCGGTCAACGGTCAGCGCA is a window from the Solwaraspora sp. WMMD792 genome containing:
- a CDS encoding PLP-dependent cysteine synthase family protein; this translates as MNQLDRYDDAGRAWVTDAIAKVEADANRSADTHLLPFPLPPSWGIDLYLKDESVHPTGSLKHRLARSLFLYGLCNGWIGPQTTIVEASSGSTAISEAYFARMLGLPFVAVMPAGTSAEKIAQIEFHGARPHLVRDPAAVVIEARWLAEDLGGHFMDQFTYAERATDWRGNNNIAESIFAQLALERHPVPHWIVVGAGTGGTSATIGRYVRYQRHRTKICVVDPENSAFYPAWCSGDWSTSTGRGSMIEGIGRPTVEASFQPSVVDRMIQVPDAASLAAMRIASDLLGRRVGGSTGTNLWGAFALIAQMRAAGEQGSVVTLLCDSGERYAASYYSADWLTRHGIDLAPYRAVAEQFLRTGEWPTDVR
- a CDS encoding Lrp/AsnC family transcriptional regulator; this translates as MDAIDLRLVDLLRGNARLSYAELARQVGLSAPAVHERIGKLETSGVLRGYRADVQPESVGLGVTALIGLVEDSGADTEAVLDALRDMPEIESCYFMAGTESFLCLARVGTIAELEQLIMRLNRTPGIANTRTSVTLSTKWENRPRPLTG
- a CDS encoding BldC family transcriptional regulator, which translates into the protein MDTGDRLLTPGEVAALFRVDPKTVTRWAAAGRIGSIRTPGGHRRFRESEVRALLEGEGVLEEMQAESAETTRPRHTENGSGAAGPY
- a CDS encoding UbiX family flavin prenyltransferase codes for the protein MRRPWVIGVSGASGTPYPAAVLRALLDAGHPVDLVVSRAARLTLLDETGAPLRDSHWRADLARWLGRGLDDADVRFWPAGDLAAGPSSGSYQVRGMVVVPASTAACAGIAIGLSKDLLQRAAEVNLKERRPVVLVPRETPVTRSHLEHLLALHDAGAVVLPASPGFYGAGAEASAAQLVDFVAGKVLDALGVPHDLFRRWSGELGADRP
- a CDS encoding terpene synthase family protein yields the protein MDSRKSTPPPPRPDVPDNYACLDQSTGQLLGELLVALRAACPLSAVLSPYAAQADAWLPGWLQRCGLPPGTATHRRLAGARIGRYAARLYPSAPVGRLRVLTAMFAWFFLLDDEFDGVADPQEGRLRRLADEVLAVLRAGSEPGSDQEVCSDPAPGPDPAFAGPLRRMLAGPWQAVRQSMPDWWHRRFVEAVAEHLDGAVREAANKATGHRPGPDEYVELRRATSAAHVAYTLIEYATGDPVPDAVFHHPRVRDVRVAGNDLLSWYNDLFSLPRDLATAGGHNLVVAVAEAQRVPIGDALVTVADRWRAEMAAFGGRRAEVPSFGPDHDRAAHGLLTGVGYAVRGTVDWSFESARYRQRR